A stretch of Pyrenophora tritici-repentis strain M4 chromosome 7, whole genome shotgun sequence DNA encodes these proteins:
- a CDS encoding DUF3523 multi-domain protein, which produces MEEQASDATAAESLYNKAKASRFHFKSGSKRRSRRHDSKNKDEGADDELPRKRRIHKDDDEERDHRDSRRKHKHKHRTSRDERHPTSTRDGAYYDPDYRHRESLYDNLEESRARSPGAAPEEAFRESLFDALADDEGAAYWEGVYGQPVHIYPMEKPGPDGKLERMTEEEYADYVRNKMWEKSHQHIVEEREARERARQKQKAQRSQLDEELEREEAEREDIRRRMEESLRRGEKRKKAREAEAAWDHYTAKWDSLKDAHPSGDQAEAQVLDLIPWPVLSGKAKHVSKEEIEHFLRSSGAWRKDPVGLLKAERVRWHPDKMQQRFGQHINTDTMKSVTAVFQVIDQLWNDRR; this is translated from the coding sequence ATGGAGGAGCAGGCTAGCGACGCTACTGCGGCGGAAAGCCTCTACAACAAAGCTAAAGCCTCACGTTTCCACTTCAAATCCGGTTCTAAGCGTCGCTCAAGACGTCATGACAGCAAGAACAAAGACGAAGGAGCCGATGATGAGTTGCCGAGGAAACGCCGAATACACAAAGACGACGATGAAGAACGAGACCACCGAGATTCGAGGCGTAAGCATAAGCACAAACATCGCACGTCGCGAGACGAACGGCATCCCACATCTACAAGAGATGGCGCCTACTACGACCCGGATTACCGTCATCGCGAATCACTATATGATAACCTGGAGGAATCGAGGGCGCGCTCCCCAGGTGCTGCGCCCGAGGAGGCCTTCCGTGAGTCACTGTTCGATGCGCTTGCCGACGATGAAGGTGCCGCATATTGGGAAGGCGTATATGGTCAGCCAGTCCACATATACCCCATGGAAAAACCCGGACCAGATGGCAAGCTAGAGCGCATGACCGAAGAGGAGTATGCAGACTATGTGCGCAACAAGATGTGGGAGAAAAGCCATCAGCATATTGTCGAAGAGCGTGAGGCCAGAGAGCGCGCGCGCCAAAAGCAGAAGGCGCAACGCAGCCAGCTCGACGAAGAACTTGAGCGTGAGGAAGCAGAAAGGGAGGACATACGGCGGCGTATGGAAGAGAGTCTCCGCCGGGGCGAAAAGCGTAAAAAGGCTAGGGAGGCAGAAGCAGCCTGGGACCACTACACAGCCAAGTGGGACAGTCTAAAGGACGCTCATCCATCAGGAGATCAGGCTGAAGCACAGGTTCTTGATCTAATCCCATGGCCCGTTTTGTCGGGCAAGGCAAAGCATGTGTCCAAGGAAGAAATCGAACACTTCTTGCGTAGCTCCGGGGCGTGGCGGAAAGACCCAGTCGGGCTGCTAAAGGCTGAGCGTGTACGCTGGCATCCGGACAAGATGCAACAGCGCTTTGGACAGCACATTAATACTGATACGATGAAATCGGTCACAGCAGTTTTCCAGGTCATCGACCAGTTGTGGAATGACCGACGTTGA